The Aedes aegypti strain LVP_AGWG chromosome 3, AaegL5.0 Primary Assembly, whole genome shotgun sequence genome contains a region encoding:
- the LOC5575370 gene encoding protein abrupt, whose product MDTQSHGGGTVNGGGGSSPQQFCLRWHNHQASLLSSLPLLLDQSHLTDVTLIAEGRNIKAHRVVLSACSTFFSELFRTLDGPLYPVVVLPGASFHAVVALLTFMYSGEVNVYEEQISTLLSLAETLGIKGLADFSGNSQKSSTPTTEASSRESEIPSPYQGIKMESPGDSYFPRPFNFHSPLFPQALNLATHNNANNSSNNNGNNTNSNNGSSKSTDPFSRFLPQKCDMMPNEALWKMNEEGETINRDNKSGSNNGPSKANSNCLEDRQSVDANNKNNSTTSHGTGLNQGQGERPSATKNDSESTATGGDPKFNLDVAQLHQAQHDSTPSTPSSNPDEQRSLNTCSVKKSTSQDSKRKKIDKIAENLRTQTSATAAAAAAAAAAAASFNKHLLQSLKFPPSSQSLSQLHFFSKPPTVTPVSNQQQSFLAHHFLTNESASKTPENLILPDPAHPCSGGGAGALLNHGGGSGTMSPISSSVCSGTTATTITPSMAMDIVGASSLSAANSMLKAAAAAGHHLGGSPSGTPTQKPPTKLYATCFICNKQLSNQYNLRVHLETHQNVRYACTVCSHVSRSKDALRKHVSYRHPGTPSPCDPDTKRKRSKANLGQMIKQEMLNDQSPMSHMIKQEFLSDQSNQLQLQQQQQQHHTSQLLANLTSQGNSIVSIPTFLQQAASMQSAFSPKSLLFNSSSIPTSLASSLATPPLPDVLNQPKDLSHPTPLPESANGSPSPTIPECAAKANIGSPENMDEGQTSITEEPTAPIAGTAP is encoded by the exons GCGAGTCTGCTGAGTTCCCTTCCGCTGCTTCTGGATCAGTCCCACTTGACTGATGTGACCCTGATAGCGGAAGGACGCAACATCAAAGCGCACCGAGTGGTACTCAGCGCCTGCAGCACATTCTTTTCGGAGCTATTCCGAACACTGGATGGGCCACTGTATCCGGTGGTTGTCCTACCAGGCGCTTCCTTCCACGCGGTTGTGGCACTGCTCACCTTCATGTACTCCGGAGAGGTCAACGTATATGAGGAACAAATCTCTACCCTGCTCTCGCTGGCCGAGACACTGGGTATCAAAGGATTGGCGGACTTCAGTGGA AATTCGCAAAAATCCAGCACCCCAACGACTGAGGCTTCTTCGCGGGAGTCAGAAATTCCATCGCCCTACCAGGGCATCAAAATGGAATCCCCAGGTGATTCCTACTTTCCACGACCCTTCAATTTCCATTCGCCACTTTTCCCGCAAGCACTCAACTTGGCGACACACAACAACGccaacaacagcagcaacaatAATGGAAATAATACCAACAGCAACAACGGCTCGAGTAAATCGACGGACCCATTTTCACGATTTCTTCCGCAGAAGTGTGATATGATGCCAAACGAAGCGCTATGGAAGATGAATGAGGAAGGTGAAACTATAAATAGAGACAACAAAAGTGGCAGCAATAATGGTCCCAGCAAAGCCAACAGCAACTGCTTAGAAGATCGACAATCTGTCGATGCTAATAATAAGAACAACAGTACCACCAGTCACGGCACCGGCCTTAACCAGGGCCAGGGAGAGAGGCCGAGTGCGACAAAAAACGATTCGGAATCGACTGCCACTGGTGGAGATCCTAAATTTAATCTCGATGTTGCTCAGCTTCACCAAGCGCAACACGATTCCACACCATCGACACCTTCCAGCAATCCGGACGAACAGCGGTCCCTGAACACTTGTTCTGTCAAGAAATCCACCAGCCAAGACAGCAAGCGAAAGAAAATCGACAAAATCGCAGAGAATCTTCGAACACAAACTTCAGCTACGGCTGCCGCTGCCGCAGCCGCTGCCGCCGCGGCAGCATCCTTCAACAAGCATTTGCTGCAATCCCTGAAATTCCCACCGAGCTCGCAGTCACTTTCGCAGCTACATTTTTTCAGCAAACCCCCAACCGTTACACCGGTGAGCAATCAGCAACAGTCCTTTCTGGCGCACCATTTTCTCACAAACGAATCCGCTTCGAAAACGCCGGAAAATCTGATTCTACCTGATCCGGCCCACCCGTGCTCTGGGGGTGGGGCAGGGGCCCTTTTAAACCACGGTGGCGGAAGTGGCACGATGTCACCCatttcttcttcagtgtgctCCGGTACAACTGCAACCACGATAACACCTTCCATGGCGATGGACATTGTGGGAGCTTCGTCCCTGAGCGCTGCCAACAGTATGCTGAAAGCGGCCGCCGCCGCTGGACATCACTTGGGTGGATCACCCAGTGGAACGCCGACGCAGAAACCGCCCACCAAACTGTACGCCACGTGTTTCATCTGCAACAAGCAGCTCAGCAATCAGTACAATTTGCGGGTGCACCTGGAGACGCATCAGAACGTCAG GTACGCATGCACAGTCTGTTCGCACGTCTCCCGCAGTAAGGATGCCTTGAGGAAACACGTGTCATATCGTCACCCGGGAACGCCAAGCCCATGCGATCCAGATACAAAACGAAAGCGTTCTAAGGCTAATCTCGGACAAATGATCAAACAGGAAATGCTCAACGACCAGAGCCCCATGAGTCACATGATCAAGCAGGAGTTCCTGTCCGATCAATCTAATCAATTACAGCTccaacaacagcagcaacaacacCACACCAGCCAACTTTTGGCAAATCTGACTTCCCAGGGTAACTCAATAGTTTCGATTCCGACCTTCCTGCAGCAGGCCGCCTCCATGCAATCCGCATTCTCCCCCAAATCTCTGCTATTCAATTCGTCTTCGATTCCTACATCGCTGGCATCTTCCTTGGCCACACCACCATTGCCCGATGTGCTTAATCAGCCCAAAGACCTTAGCCATCCGACTCCTTTGCCGGAAAGTGCTAACGGCTCACCGTCACCGACCATCCCGGAATGTGCAGCCAAAGCAAATATCGGATCGCCCGAAAACATGGACGAAGGTCAAACATCGATTACCGAAGAACCCACAGCTCCAATTGCTGGAACTGCGCCATAA